In Anaerolineales bacterium, one DNA window encodes the following:
- a CDS encoding segregation/condensation protein A: MDGILGHQIGGYKVQTAVYEGPLDLLLSLIERAELDITAISLATVTDQYLSYLHGLEQLMPDEISAFLVIAAKLVQIKSEALLPRPPEREPGEEDPGTELIDQLKLYKRYKEIAGWMVERQENNLRTYLRIAPPPKVEPKLDLSNLTLEGLFAAAESGFARGREKEPLGTIITPPRVTIREKIDFITNTMKHVQRMTFSGLITDKATRVEIVVTFLAMLELIKRYHISAVQNELFGEIEFVRADEWKDDAEIEIEFE; this comes from the coding sequence ATGGACGGAATTCTGGGACATCAAATTGGCGGCTACAAAGTGCAGACTGCAGTGTACGAGGGTCCGCTTGATCTTTTGCTGAGCCTGATCGAGCGCGCCGAACTGGATATTACCGCCATTTCGCTCGCAACCGTGACGGATCAATATCTCTCCTATCTGCACGGGCTGGAACAGTTGATGCCTGATGAAATCTCGGCATTCCTTGTCATCGCGGCAAAACTGGTGCAGATCAAATCCGAGGCGCTGTTGCCGCGCCCTCCGGAACGGGAGCCTGGCGAGGAGGATCCTGGCACGGAACTCATTGACCAATTAAAACTGTACAAACGCTACAAGGAAATTGCGGGCTGGATGGTGGAACGTCAGGAGAATAACCTGCGCACCTATCTGCGCATCGCCCCGCCGCCCAAGGTGGAGCCGAAACTTGACCTTTCCAACCTGACCTTGGAGGGTTTGTTCGCCGCGGCCGAATCGGGGTTTGCAAGGGGCAGGGAGAAGGAACCGCTCGGCACAATCATCACCCCGCCGCGCGTGACCATCCGTGAAAAAATTGATTTCATCACCAATACCATGAAACACGTCCAGCGCATGACCTTCAGCGGACTGATCACCGACAAAGCCACCCGCGTGGAGATCGTGGTGACCTTTCTTGCCATGTTGGAGTTGATCAAACGCTATCACATTTCCGCCGTCCAAAATGAGCTGTTCGGAGAAATCGAATTCGTGCGCGCCGACGAGTGGAAGGATGACGCAGAGATCGAGATCGAGTTTGAGTAA
- the moaC gene encoding cyclic pyranopterin monophosphate synthase MoaC: MSKLSHLDENGRAKMVDVGHKPDTGRTAVARGEVHMKKETLDLIRDGQIKKGDVLTVAQIAGISASKRTSDLIPLCHPLPISKIDVDLALDESLPGVVITATVNVTGKTGVEMEALTAVSVAALTVYDMAKAAEKTMKIQNIRLVEKHGGQSGDIVNE; the protein is encoded by the coding sequence ATGTCGAAACTTTCGCACCTTGACGAAAACGGCCGCGCCAAAATGGTGGACGTCGGTCACAAGCCTGATACCGGGCGCACGGCCGTTGCACGCGGTGAAGTCCACATGAAGAAAGAGACGCTGGATCTGATCCGTGACGGGCAAATCAAGAAGGGCGATGTGTTGACCGTGGCGCAGATCGCGGGCATCAGCGCCTCCAAGCGGACCTCGGACCTGATCCCGTTATGTCATCCCCTCCCCATCTCGAAAATTGACGTGGACCTCGCCCTCGACGAATCCCTGCCCGGCGTTGTCATCACCGCCACTGTCAACGTGACCGGCAAAACCGGCGTTGAAATGGAAGCGTTGACCGCCGTCTCTGTTGCCGCGCTTACCGTCTACGACATGGCAAAAGCCGCCGAAAAGACGATGAAGATTCAAAATATCCGTCTTGTTGAAAAACACGGTGGACAATCTGGTGATATTGTCAACGAGTGA
- a CDS encoding cupin domain-containing protein — protein MNYSSINLQEKLSKFSEHWSPKIIAQLNNYHLKLAKVQGEFVWHDHPETDEVFIVVKGHLDILFRDGKVSLDEGEMFVVPKGVEHKPVAENECHILLIEPAGTVNTGDVKNALTDPKDVWI, from the coding sequence ATGAATTACTCCTCAATTAACTTGCAGGAAAAACTTTCAAAATTCTCCGAACATTGGTCGCCAAAAATCATCGCCCAACTGAACAACTATCACCTTAAACTGGCAAAGGTGCAGGGAGAGTTTGTCTGGCACGACCATCCCGAAACGGATGAAGTTTTCATCGTCGTCAAAGGCCATCTCGATATTCTCTTCCGTGACGGTAAGGTCTCATTGGACGAAGGTGAGATGTTCGTCGTTCCAAAAGGTGTGGAGCATAAGCCTGTTGCTGAAAACGAATGCCATATCCTTTTGATCGAACCCGCCGGCACGGTCAACACCGGCGATGTGAAAAACGCCCTGACAGACCCAAAGGATGTCTGGATATAG
- a CDS encoding MoaD/ThiS family protein, whose protein sequence is MNHIKLLFFATIRDRAGTKFLEMDIPVDMTIRGLKDKLSNDYPNLKDSMKSVLITINREYAFDEAVVPLNAEIALFPPVSGG, encoded by the coding sequence ATGAACCATATTAAACTTTTATTTTTTGCAACCATCCGTGACCGCGCAGGGACCAAATTCCTTGAGATGGACATCCCTGTGGATATGACAATCCGGGGTTTGAAGGATAAACTTTCAAACGATTATCCCAATCTGAAGGATTCCATGAAGTCGGTGTTGATCACGATCAACCGCGAGTATGCGTTTGACGAAGCCGTTGTCCCGCTCAACGCGGAGATCGCGCTGTTCCCGCCTGTTTCCGGAGGATGA
- a CDS encoding molybdenum cofactor biosynthesis protein MoaE: MQPSSLPTIYSITESEIDLNDLLAKITLTSTGAAAIFTGMVRGVTSRGDAHETEYLEYESYVPMAEAKMKQVADEIREKWPVIEGIAIVQRTGRLYPKTPTVLIACTAAHRDTGVFEAARYGIDRLKEIVPVWKKEVGSDGQEWVEGEYIPKPGE, translated from the coding sequence ATGCAGCCTTCCAGCCTTCCAACCATTTATTCCATTACCGAATCCGAAATTGACTTGAACGACCTGCTGGCAAAAATTACGCTGACCAGCACGGGTGCGGCGGCGATCTTCACCGGCATGGTGCGCGGCGTCACCTCGCGCGGTGATGCCCATGAGACGGAATATCTCGAATACGAATCTTATGTCCCCATGGCGGAAGCAAAAATGAAGCAGGTCGCAGATGAGATTCGCGAAAAGTGGCCCGTCATCGAGGGGATCGCGATTGTCCAGCGCACTGGCAGGTTATATCCCAAAACGCCGACGGTGCTGATCGCCTGCACTGCGGCACATCGTGACACCGGTGTATTCGAGGCGGCGCGCTATGGAATTGACCGCCTCAAGGAAATTGTGCCCGTCTGGAAGAAGGAAGTAGGATCTGATGGCCAGGAATGGGTGGAAGGCGAGTACATTCCCAAGCCTGGTGAATAA
- a CDS encoding GNAT family protein, with the protein MLLHTPRLILRLFNDSDLEPFLAYRNDPYVAKYQGWSIPYPRESGEAFIREVRDIHAPKQGQWMQIAVALKGNNKLIGDIGCLVKQEDARQAMIGYRLDSGVWRKGYAFEAIHCWLGYLFDDLNMHRVVADCDTENTASCCLLEKLGFRREAHFIESYLENGAYTDEYHYGLLEREWQARFAARSALRIAG; encoded by the coding sequence ATGCTGCTGCATACACCCCGCTTGATCCTGCGGCTTTTCAACGATTCCGACCTTGAGCCTTTTCTTGCCTACCGCAACGACCCCTATGTGGCGAAATATCAGGGCTGGTCGATTCCATATCCACGCGAAAGCGGGGAGGCGTTCATCCGGGAAGTACGGGATATTCATGCGCCAAAGCAGGGACAGTGGATGCAAATTGCGGTCGCCTTAAAGGGAAACAACAAGCTGATCGGTGATATTGGCTGTCTCGTCAAACAGGAGGATGCGAGGCAGGCTATGATCGGGTATCGACTTGATTCAGGGGTTTGGAGAAAAGGATACGCATTCGAAGCGATCCATTGCTGGTTGGGATATCTGTTCGATGATCTCAACATGCACCGTGTCGTTGCGGATTGTGATACGGAGAATACCGCGTCCTGTTGTCTGCTTGAAAAACTCGGCTTTCGCAGGGAGGCTCATTTTATTGAAAGTTACCTTGAAAACGGCGCTTACACCGATGAGTATCACTATGGTTTGTTAGAGCGCGAATGGCAGGCGCGTTTTGCCGCCCGGAGCGCATTGAGGATTGCAGGTTGA
- a CDS encoding GNAT family N-acetyltransferase, whose amino-acid sequence MIINVRTAKLEDAVGVATVHIASWRETYYGIVPDDFLNELSLERRTAQWTNSLSNLDDEYHRAFVAELDGQIVGFANYGFVRESDPLHQGELFAIYVLQSVHKRGVGGMLVSAIAQGLLDLGVSSMLVWVLRENPARGFYERLGGRYLREKMIEIGGRELPEIAYGWQDIKILQRG is encoded by the coding sequence TTGATAATCAACGTTCGAACTGCAAAATTGGAAGATGCGGTTGGTGTGGCAACTGTGCATATTGCTTCGTGGCGTGAGACGTATTATGGAATTGTTCCCGATGATTTCCTGAATGAGCTCTCGTTAGAGCGCCGCACCGCCCAGTGGACGAACTCATTGTCCAATCTCGATGATGAGTATCACCGCGCTTTTGTCGCCGAGTTGGACGGTCAAATTGTTGGGTTTGCAAATTATGGATTTGTACGCGAATCGGATCCACTCCATCAGGGTGAGTTGTTTGCCATTTACGTGTTGCAATCTGTTCACAAGCGCGGAGTTGGTGGAATGCTTGTCAGCGCTATTGCGCAGGGTCTGCTGGACCTTGGGGTTTCATCCATGCTGGTATGGGTATTGCGTGAAAACCCCGCGCGTGGATTTTATGAGCGGCTTGGCGGCCGCTATCTGCGTGAGAAGATGATCGAGATCGGTGGAAGGGAACTGCCTGAGATTGCCTATGGCTGGCAGGATATAAAAATACTCCAGCGGGGTTAA
- the fabF gene encoding beta-ketoacyl-ACP synthase II codes for MQDRIVITGMGAVNPLGLTVKETWKNLIAGVSGVGPITLFDSSPLQVHIAAEAKGFKPENFMDAKEARRRDRFEQFAIAAAREALLQSGLEITDSNAGRIGVIISSAIGGLHSLQEAILTNHTQGPKRVSPFLIPMLMANGGAGMAAIEFGIKGPCFSVASACASGSDGIGTALMMLRTGMIDAALTGASESTITSTGVAAFDRVGAMSRKNDGTPQPFDKNRDGLVMGEGAAVLVLERETDARARRANIFAELAGYGATADAFHVTAPHDHGAGGAAAMLMALSSANANIEEVGYINAHGTGTLLNDQAETRAIKAAFGDLAYKLPISSTKSMTGHMMGATGALEAIFCVQAVREGILPPTIHYETPDPECDLDYIPNKARETDVSFAISNAFGFGGHNAVLAIRKYS; via the coding sequence ATGCAGGATCGTATCGTTATTACTGGGATGGGGGCGGTTAATCCCCTCGGTCTGACTGTAAAGGAAACCTGGAAGAATTTAATTGCCGGCGTCTCCGGTGTGGGGCCCATCACATTATTCGATTCATCACCTTTGCAGGTTCATATTGCCGCGGAGGCAAAGGGATTCAAGCCGGAAAACTTTATGGACGCAAAAGAAGCCCGCAGGCGGGACCGCTTTGAACAGTTTGCCATTGCAGCGGCAAGGGAGGCGCTGCTGCAATCCGGGTTGGAAATCACTGATTCAAATGCCGGACGCATCGGCGTAATTATTTCCTCCGCCATCGGCGGCCTGCACTCATTGCAGGAAGCGATATTGACGAATCACACGCAAGGCCCCAAGCGTGTCAGTCCATTCTTAATCCCGATGCTGATGGCAAATGGCGGTGCGGGTATGGCGGCAATTGAATTTGGGATCAAGGGGCCGTGCTTCTCGGTGGCTTCCGCCTGCGCATCCGGTTCAGACGGAATTGGCACGGCGTTGATGATGTTGCGTACCGGCATGATCGATGCCGCCCTGACCGGTGCATCCGAGTCGACCATCACGTCCACCGGTGTGGCGGCATTTGACCGCGTGGGTGCGATGTCACGCAAAAACGATGGAACGCCTCAGCCGTTCGATAAAAACCGCGATGGTCTGGTGATGGGGGAAGGCGCGGCTGTATTGGTTCTCGAGCGGGAAACGGATGCGAGAGCGCGGCGCGCGAATATTTTCGCTGAGCTGGCGGGCTACGGCGCCACGGCAGATGCCTTCCATGTTACAGCGCCGCATGACCATGGCGCGGGAGGCGCCGCCGCCATGCTGATGGCTTTGTCCTCTGCAAACGCGAATATCGAGGAGGTTGGGTATATCAACGCGCATGGCACCGGAACCCTGCTAAACGACCAAGCCGAGACACGTGCCATAAAGGCCGCCTTTGGCGATCTGGCGTATAAACTCCCCATTTCCTCCACAAAATCCATGACGGGGCACATGATGGGCGCAACAGGGGCATTGGAAGCCATCTTCTGCGTGCAGGCCGTGCGTGAGGGGATTCTGCCGCCGACCATTCATTATGAAACCCCCGACCCGGAATGTGATCTGGATTACATTCCGAACAAGGCGCGCGAGACGGATGTCTCGTTTGCCATCAGTAATGCCTTCGGCTTTGGCGGGCATAACGCGGTGCTGGCGATCAGGAAATACAGCTGA
- the rplS gene encoding 50S ribosomal protein L19, protein MADLVKAVEAKVNENIPQLRPGDTVSVHVKIREGDRERIQEFKGIVIRLRKSGNDGNVTVRRMASNGIGVERTFLLRSPRIDKIVVERHSKIRRAQLYFMRERTGKSARLKEKFD, encoded by the coding sequence ATGGCAGACTTGGTAAAAGCCGTTGAGGCAAAAGTTAATGAAAATATCCCGCAGTTACGACCCGGCGATACCGTCAGTGTGCATGTCAAGATCAGGGAAGGTGACCGCGAGCGTATTCAGGAGTTCAAGGGTATTGTGATCCGTCTGCGGAAGAGCGGGAACGATGGAAATGTAACCGTCCGCCGCATGGCATCCAATGGCATTGGCGTGGAGCGAACTTTTCTTCTTCGTTCCCCACGGATTGATAAGATTGTCGTTGAACGCCACAGCAAGATCCGCCGCGCACAGTTGTACTTCATGCGTGAGCGCACAGGCAAGAGCGCACGTCTTAAAGAAAAATTCGACTAG
- a CDS encoding gamma-glutamyl-gamma-aminobutyrate hydrolase family protein codes for MAKPLIGITTYNGKSPNNNPITAVQHTYIRAVTEAGGLPVLIPCILSEQDYHDLYSRLQGIMFTGGGDISPEYFNGSGHVRISGVDEIRDAAEFSLLRKAVRDGKPLLGICRGVQVLNVALGGTLYTHIAEQVKGALDHDYPGDLFTAIVHPVSVDEFTRAAEIFGETLLHVNSLHHQGLKDIAPPLKVAGHAPDGIVEIVEIPDHPYAVGVQWHPEWLTGQSVMRRLFKSFVDASNQ; via the coding sequence GTGGCAAAACCATTGATCGGCATTACAACGTACAATGGAAAAAGTCCCAACAACAATCCGATTACTGCGGTGCAGCATACCTACATTCGGGCAGTGACCGAAGCGGGCGGTCTGCCTGTATTGATACCGTGTATTCTTTCTGAACAGGATTATCATGATCTTTACTCGAGATTGCAGGGGATCATGTTCACGGGCGGCGGGGATATTTCACCGGAGTATTTCAACGGTAGCGGTCATGTGAGGATTTCAGGCGTGGACGAGATCCGCGACGCCGCCGAATTTTCCCTGTTACGGAAAGCAGTTCGGGATGGCAAGCCTCTGCTTGGAATTTGCCGCGGCGTGCAGGTGTTGAATGTGGCGTTGGGCGGGACACTGTACACGCACATCGCCGAGCAGGTGAAGGGCGCGCTTGACCACGACTATCCCGGCGACTTGTTCACTGCGATTGTGCACCCTGTTAGTGTGGATGAGTTCACCCGCGCCGCAGAGATCTTCGGTGAGACGCTTCTGCATGTCAATAGTCTGCATCATCAGGGATTGAAAGATATTGCCCCTCCATTGAAGGTTGCAGGACATGCCCCCGATGGCATTGTCGAAATTGTCGAAATACCCGATCATCCCTATGCGGTCGGTGTGCAGTGGCATCCCGAATGGCTGACCGGCCAGTCCGTCATGCGCCGGCTCTTCAAATCCTTTGTGGATGCATCGAATCAATAA
- a CDS encoding YiiD C-terminal domain-containing protein, giving the protein MKLRQRLLEKFINFYPPLVGAGIRSRSIDEHTIEVEMKLTVFNRNIVGVHFGGSLYVMCDPWFMLILMRLLGPGYIVWDKAASIQFKKPGRDKVKARFHVPPERVEQIRLDVEQNGKIEPTFSVDVLDEHAQVIARVEKMLYVRRKDKS; this is encoded by the coding sequence ATGAAACTCCGTCAACGCCTGCTTGAAAAATTCATCAACTTCTATCCGCCGCTTGTCGGGGCGGGGATTCGATCCCGCTCCATCGACGAGCACACGATCGAGGTTGAAATGAAGCTGACCGTCTTTAATCGCAACATCGTCGGTGTGCATTTCGGCGGCTCGTTGTATGTGATGTGCGATCCGTGGTTTATGTTGATCCTGATGCGCCTGCTCGGTCCCGGTTATATTGTGTGGGACAAGGCCGCCAGCATCCAGTTCAAAAAACCCGGACGTGATAAAGTTAAGGCGCGTTTCCATGTTCCGCCGGAGCGGGTTGAACAAATCCGTTTGGATGTGGAACAGAACGGAAAGATCGAGCCGACCTTTTCCGTGGATGTCCTGGACGAGCATGCACAGGTGATTGCTCGTGTGGAAAAAATGCTGTACGTTCGCAGGAAAGACAAATCTTAA
- the murI gene encoding glutamate racemase: MSANHPIGIFDSGVGGLSVLREIQALMPYEHVIYFGDQGHVPYGPRSMEQIQSFSEGITSYLLEHDAKLIVVACNTASAAALQHLRATFPDVQFVGMEPAVKPAAEKTHTGRVGVLATPATFQGALYASVVERFANGVELFQNTCPGLVDQIENGELDSPQTRAILEDALLPMLEKNIDTVVLGCTHYPFVIPLIERIAGEKVRVIDPAPAVAKQAKRLLEAGGMLNPKGDQGNVRFITSGEVDSVQRVLSTLLGIDSAVEAVTWMDDRHLPFAD, encoded by the coding sequence ATGTCTGCAAACCACCCCATTGGCATATTTGACTCCGGCGTGGGCGGGCTTTCCGTCCTGCGAGAGATTCAGGCGCTGATGCCGTATGAGCACGTCATCTACTTCGGCGATCAGGGACACGTGCCCTATGGTCCGCGTTCGATGGAGCAGATCCAAAGTTTTTCAGAGGGGATCACCAGTTATCTACTTGAGCACGATGCAAAATTAATCGTAGTTGCCTGCAACACGGCATCCGCGGCGGCGTTGCAGCATCTGCGCGCAACCTTCCCCGATGTACAATTCGTGGGCATGGAGCCTGCCGTTAAACCTGCGGCAGAAAAGACGCACACCGGCAGGGTCGGCGTGCTGGCAACGCCCGCGACGTTCCAGGGCGCGTTGTATGCTTCCGTGGTGGAACGTTTTGCCAACGGCGTGGAGTTGTTTCAAAATACCTGTCCGGGGCTGGTCGATCAAATTGAAAACGGTGAGTTGGATTCCCCGCAAACACGTGCAATTCTCGAAGATGCCCTGCTCCCGATGCTGGAGAAAAACATCGATACCGTTGTGCTGGGATGTACGCACTATCCATTTGTGATCCCGCTCATCGAGCGGATTGCAGGGGAAAAGGTGCGGGTGATAGACCCCGCTCCCGCGGTGGCGAAACAGGCCAAACGTCTGTTGGAGGCGGGCGGGATGTTGAATCCAAAAGGGGATCAGGGAAATGTCCGCTTCATTACATCGGGGGAAGTTGATTCTGTCCAGCGGGTTTTATCCACGCTTCTGGGCATTGACTCCGCAGTCGAAGCCGTCACGTGGATGGATGATCGGCATCTTCCGTTTGCGGATTGA
- a CDS encoding nitroreductase family deazaflavin-dependent oxidoreductase — translation MNKQRPNTLLKVFFKIPLFVHKLGFGGWERLIGAQWMLITTIGRKSGKRRQAMVDVLLHDGQTDTYYVLSAYGSHADWVRNIQTNPRFEAQVRRRKFTARATTLSSENAGEMLVQFYRLKPAYTRAVMNAAGMKFKDEDDLRTLGGRLLLLAVNPQTEDADHPST, via the coding sequence ATGAACAAACAACGTCCCAATACCCTGCTGAAGGTCTTCTTCAAAATTCCATTGTTCGTTCACAAACTCGGCTTCGGCGGCTGGGAACGGTTGATCGGCGCGCAGTGGATGCTTATCACCACCATCGGCAGGAAGAGCGGCAAGCGCCGCCAGGCAATGGTGGACGTCCTGCTTCACGATGGACAGACCGATACCTACTACGTCCTCTCCGCCTACGGCTCGCACGCAGACTGGGTTCGCAACATCCAAACCAATCCGCGCTTCGAAGCACAGGTCAGGCGGAGAAAATTTACGGCACGCGCAACTACGCTTTCCAGCGAAAACGCGGGGGAGATGCTGGTCCAGTTTTACCGTCTCAAGCCCGCTTACACCCGCGCCGTGATGAACGCGGCGGGCATGAAGTTCAAGGATGAGGACGACCTGCGAACGCTTGGCGGGCGGCTTCTGCTGCTGGCGGTCAATCCGCAAACGGAAGATGCCGATCATCCATCCACGTGA
- a CDS encoding ABC transporter permease, producing the protein MSRLLQLFLAGTRAGWANLSVEITPATIFGSRIPRTIFQATFFILVAYAAGGSELAKFAFIGNVMHAAVFPSIISMSVVIELEKWVGTIPYMIASPAKWFPVILGRSVADYIDGLLRILLVLFVLMPFFGKELTVAGLLHAAPIAIITVASASSLGWLSGAIMLPTRWGMLVCNTVGYLLMVTGGVNFPITALPPVVQVFGRMLPMTNGLLAIRDIIDGASYTQVSGLIWLEVIIGLVYGVVALKLFAHRLNVARQTGHFEQF; encoded by the coding sequence ATGAGCCGATTGCTGCAACTTTTTCTAGCTGGAACACGGGCAGGCTGGGCAAACCTATCGGTTGAAATAACGCCAGCCACGATATTCGGGTCCCGCATACCACGTACGATTTTTCAGGCAACCTTTTTTATTCTTGTCGCTTACGCTGCAGGAGGCAGCGAGTTGGCAAAATTCGCATTCATTGGAAATGTGATGCATGCCGCTGTCTTCCCCAGTATCATTTCAATGTCAGTTGTGATCGAATTGGAAAAATGGGTGGGAACTATCCCGTACATGATCGCATCCCCGGCAAAATGGTTTCCAGTGATCCTTGGTCGAAGTGTGGCAGACTATATTGATGGACTGTTACGAATATTGCTTGTATTATTCGTCCTGATGCCCTTTTTTGGGAAGGAGCTGACTGTTGCCGGTTTGCTGCACGCAGCGCCAATAGCAATTATCACAGTGGCTTCGGCCTCCTCGCTTGGCTGGTTGTCTGGAGCCATTATGCTGCCCACACGCTGGGGAATGCTTGTCTGCAATACGGTTGGTTATTTGTTGATGGTCACAGGCGGGGTGAATTTTCCAATCACAGCCCTGCCTCCCGTCGTCCAGGTTTTTGGACGCATGTTGCCGATGACGAACGGTTTGTTGGCAATCCGTGACATCATAGATGGCGCATCTTATACCCAGGTGTCTGGCTTAATATGGCTTGAAGTCATCATCGGGCTGGTCTATGGCGTCGTAGCCTTGAAGCTTTTCGCCCATCGGCTGAACGTTGCCCGTCAGACCGGGCACTTCGAACAGTTCTAA
- a CDS encoding ABC transporter permease, with translation MISHLSGFLRVIASSFTMQAKERATNQFFIGTLFVLPVIFTLISVGTYIYGGKSNFGLFAVIGAGMIGIWNANLWTSGRILEGERRGGTLSMLIAAPTPLPIILIGKSLSNAAASLLSMAVTMLTGLVAFRLELDITQPVAFLISLLLTLFAMTCFGLVLGSFFVLTRNAGAFVEAANYPIFILSGLMFPLTILPAWVKPLSASLAPMWGNIALGASAGLIDGNPWSINLYLIGLSLAYLVIARILFRLVEERVCKDGSLEVY, from the coding sequence ATGATTTCCCACCTCTCAGGATTTCTGCGAGTAATAGCCTCCTCTTTTACCATGCAGGCCAAGGAGCGCGCCACCAACCAGTTTTTCATTGGCACATTATTCGTACTCCCGGTCATATTCACCCTTATCTCTGTCGGCACATACATCTATGGGGGCAAGAGCAATTTCGGCCTTTTTGCAGTGATCGGAGCAGGCATGATCGGGATCTGGAACGCAAATTTGTGGACATCCGGACGCATTCTGGAGGGTGAGCGTAGGGGCGGAACCCTGTCCATGTTGATCGCCGCCCCCACACCATTACCCATCATCCTTATCGGAAAAAGCCTGTCGAACGCGGCGGCATCCCTCTTATCAATGGCAGTGACAATGTTGACCGGGCTGGTGGCGTTTCGTCTTGAGTTGGACATCACCCAGCCGGTTGCTTTTCTCATCAGTCTGCTGCTGACACTGTTTGCCATGACATGCTTCGGGCTTGTGCTGGGTTCCTTCTTTGTCCTGACCAGAAACGCCGGGGCTTTTGTTGAAGCCGCAAACTACCCGATTTTCATTCTTTCCGGCTTGATGTTTCCACTTACCATCCTGCCGGCCTGGGTCAAACCACTCTCCGCATCCCTCGCTCCCATGTGGGGAAATATTGCGCTCGGGGCATCCGCCGGGTTAATTGACGGGAATCCGTGGAGCATAAATCTTTACCTCATCGGGCTTTCGCTGGCGTATCTCGTCATTGCCAGGATTTTATTCCGGTTGGTGGAGGAACGAGTTTGCAAAGACGGTTCTTTAGAGGTTTATTAA
- a CDS encoding ABC transporter ATP-binding protein — MPAIAIEKLGRIYTTTTGTIRRTRKDVTALENINLDVEPGELFGLLGPNGAGKTTLTRILSTVLLPTTGSAQVLGLDVVRDTKKLRPRIGMVYGGERGLYYRLSGYDNIRYFADLYLVPPEISRKRIPELLELVGLKDRADERVEGYSRGMKQRLHIARGLINNPDVLFLDEPTIGLDPIAARELRNVIADLHRNGTTIFLTSHYMYEVDALCQRVAVVNKGKIVMTDTPAALKRLVANLEVVEIECLGVSTEALNALRAHPRVEAVNVNNRDQVQVLQIQSPDGVEYVPDFLRILDGARVQKVVTRQPTLEDAYVKLLGKEAINT; from the coding sequence GTGCCTGCCATTGCAATCGAAAAACTCGGACGCATTTACACCACCACAACCGGCACCATCCGCCGCACCCGCAAGGATGTGACCGCGCTGGAAAACATAAACCTGGACGTGGAACCTGGCGAGTTATTCGGCTTGCTCGGTCCAAACGGGGCGGGAAAGACCACGCTCACCCGGATTCTTTCAACTGTCTTGCTGCCAACTACAGGGAGCGCACAGGTACTCGGCTTGGACGTGGTTCGCGACACAAAAAAACTACGCCCGCGGATTGGCATGGTCTATGGCGGGGAACGCGGGCTTTACTACAGATTATCCGGATACGACAATATCCGGTATTTTGCCGATCTTTATTTGGTGCCGCCGGAAATCTCACGAAAACGCATTCCGGAATTGCTTGAACTTGTGGGACTAAAAGACCGCGCAGACGAACGCGTGGAGGGGTATTCGCGCGGGATGAAGCAAAGGCTGCATATTGCACGCGGATTAATCAACAATCCCGATGTGCTGTTTTTGGATGAACCAACCATTGGCTTGGACCCAATTGCCGCCCGTGAGTTGAGGAATGTCATTGCAGACCTCCACCGAAATGGCACGACCATTTTCCTCACCTCGCACTATATGTATGAAGTGGATGCCCTTTGTCAGCGGGTTGCCGTTGTAAATAAGGGAAAAATCGTGATGACCGATACCCCCGCTGCGCTCAAGCGGTTGGTGGCAAACCTGGAGGTGGTGGAGATAGAATGCCTTGGAGTTTCCACTGAGGCGTTAAACGCGTTACGGGCACATCCACGAGTCGAAGCGGTCAATGTGAATAATCGTGATCAAGTCCAGGTTTTGCAGATTCAGTCCCCGGACGGCGTGGAATATGTACCGGATTTCCTGCGCATTCTTGATGGTGCGCGGGTGCAAAAAGTGGTCACCCGTCAACCAACGCTTGAGGACGCCTACGTAAAACTTTTGGGAAAGGAGGCGATTAACACATGA